One genomic window of Salvia miltiorrhiza cultivar Shanhuang (shh) chromosome 4, IMPLAD_Smil_shh, whole genome shotgun sequence includes the following:
- the LOC131021023 gene encoding uncharacterized protein LOC131021023, producing MSSNKDDGAAERIKAAALSAAKGLSRAQAERAAAAAARNVNAYGQKEEGPSRWQERKEAKRQMYLMSTEKQVRLGERKDLKSSTSSVASSSQCQKCYQMGHWTYECKNERVYISRPSRTQQLKNPKLRMKVSISYDLDNPDLAVEEEEEKAEKRVKKSKRKHKSDAKSDNDSEASVFESDSGASSVTGSDDSSGDSESSYSSSTDSEEERRRKRRSKKKKQRKRRHRSYSSSSESSESDSGSDSDSEERSRRKKGKSRRHGRRH from the coding sequence ATGTCGAGCAATAAAGATGATGGGGCTGCGGAGAGAATCAAGGCAGCTGCTCTATCAGCTGCGAAGGGGCTGAGCCGGGCCCAGGCGGAACGCGCCGCAGCTGCGGCTGCACGGAATGTTAATGCGTATGGGCAGAAGGAAGAGGGCCCTAGCAGATGGCAAGAGAGGAAAGAAGCCAAGAGGCAGATGTATTTGATGAGCACTGAGAAGCAAGTGAGATTGGGTGAAAGGAAGGATCTCAAGAGCTCGACATCGTCAGTTGCTTCTTCTTCGCAATGCCAGAAGTGCTACCAGATGGGGCACTGGACCTACGAGTGCAAGAACGAGAGGGTCTACATCTCAAGGCCCTCGCGCACGCAGCAGCTGAAGAACCCGAAGCTCAGGATGAAGGTCTCCATCTCGTACGACTTGGACAATCCTGATCTCgcggtggaggaggaggaggagaaggcCGAGAAACGGGTCAAGAAGAGCAAGAGGAAGCATAAGTCGGATGCCAAGTCTGATAATGATAGTGAGGCTTCGGTGTTTGAATCTGACAGCGGCGCCTCCTCGGTCACGGGGTCGGATGATTCTTCCGGGGATAGCGAGTCGAGTTACAGCAGCTCGACTGATTCTGAGgaggagaggaggaggaagaggaggagcaagaagaagaagcagaggAAGAGGAGGCATCGGAGTTACTCCTCGTCGTCTGAATCCTCAGAGTCGGATTCTGGTTCCGACTCTGATTCGGAGGAGAGGAGTCGTCGGAAGAAGGGTAAGAGCAGGAGGCATGGGAGAAGGCACTAA
- the LOC131021026 gene encoding DNA-directed RNA polymerases II, IV and V subunit 9A, with protein sequence MSTMKFCRECNNILYPKEDKEQKILLYACRNCDHQEVADNNCVYRNEIHHSVGERTQVLQDVAADPTLPRTKSVRCANCGHGEAVFFQATARGEEGMTLFFVCCNPNCGNRWRD encoded by the exons ATGAGTACCATGAAATTTTGCCGCGAATG CAACAATATACTGTACCCGAAGGAAGACAAAGAGCAGAAGATTCTGCTTTACGCTTGCCGCAATTGTGATCACCAG GAAGTTGCTGACAACAACTGCGTTTATAGAAATGAgatacaccattctgttggagAGCGCACCCAAGTTCTGCAAGACGTGGCTGCAGATCCAACACTCCCACGAACAAAATCAGTTCGTTGTGCAAATTGTGGTCACGGAGAAGCTGTTTTCTTCCAG GCAACTGCTAGAGGAGAAGAAGGGATGACATTGTTCTTTGTTTGCTGCAACCCCAACTGTGGCAATCGCTGGAGAGATTAG
- the LOC131021024 gene encoding serine carboxypeptidase-like 50, which translates to MESIPLNHLFFFFLSITAVLRHSTAVSPFPKEALPNRSGYLTVNSTTGSAIFYTFYEAQNSYNNTSSSQTPILIWLQGGPGCSSMLANFYEFGPWLVKQDLSLGPNPGSWNRIFGLLFLDNPIGSGFSIAASTQEIPRNQYDVAEHLFVAIKKFIGLDATFKSRPVYITGESYAGKYVPAIGYYILKKNPSLKFESRVNLAGVAIGNSLTDPELQVATHAVNAYNLGLINDKQKALLEEIQLEAVGHVRRGRWGEATDARTRVLNTLENMTGLATLYDFTRLIPYQDDLVAEFLNNVEAKRALGANESMVFELCSDVVGDVLKDDVMKSVRYMAEFLVKNTRVLLYQGQCDLRDGVVSNLAWMKEMDWDAIGEFLDAERKVWRVDGKLAGYVQRWKSLTHAVVMNAGHLVPTDQPINSQVMIEDWVLEKGLFAAQESVPQDK; encoded by the coding sequence ATGGAGTCAATTCCTCTCAAccacctcttcttcttcttcctcagcATCACCGCCGTCCTCCGCCACTCCACCGCCGTGTCACCCTTCCCCAAGGAAGCTCTCCCCAACAGATCAGGCTACTTGACAGTCAACTCCACCACCGGTTCGGCCATCTTCTACACATTCTATGAAGCTCAAAACTCCTACAACAACACCTCAAGCTCCCAAACTCCAATACTGATTTGGCTTCAAGGCGGGCCGGGCTGCTCATCGATGCTAGCCAACTTCTACGAGTTCGGGCCGTGGCTAGTGAAGCAAGATCTCTCACTCGGGCCTAATCCAGGTTCTTGGAACAGAATCTTTGGATTGCTGTTTCTTGATAATCCTATAGGCTCTGGCTTCAGCATTGCTGCTTCAACTCAAGAAATCCCTCGGAACCAATACGATGTGGCTGAGCATCTCTTTGTAGCAATCAAGAAGTTCATTGGTTTGGATGCAACCTTCAAAAGTAGGCCAGTTTACATAACTGGTGAGAGTTATGCTGGAAAATATGTGCCTGCAATTGGGTACTACATTTTGAAGAAGAATCCcagtttgaagtttgaaagtaGAGTGAATTTGGCTGGTGTTGCTATTGGAAATAGTTTGACTGATCCTGAGCTGCAAGTGGCAACTCATGCTGTGAATGCATACAATTTGGGATTGATAAATGACAAGCAGAAGGCCCTTTTGGAGGAGATTCAGTTGGAGGCTGTTGGTCATGTGAGACGAGGGCGTTGGGGGGAAGCAACGGATGCAAGAACCCGCGTGCTGAACACGCTGGAAAACATGACTGGATTGGCCACACTGTATGACTTCACAAGGCTGATTCCTTACCAGGATGATCTGGTGGCTGAGTTCTTGAACAATGTGGAGGCGAAGAGGGCTCTTGGGGCGAACGAGTCTATGGTGTTCGAGCTGTGCAGTGATGTCGTGGGGGACGTGTTGAAGGATGATGTGATGAAGAGTGTGAGGTACATGGCGGAGTTCTTGGTGAAGAACACCAGAGTGTTGCTGTACCAAGGGCAGTGTGATTTGAGAGACGGCGTGGTGTCTAACTTGGCGTGGATGAAGGAGATGGATTGGGACGCGATTGGTGAGTTCTTGGACGCGGAGAGGAAGGTGTGGAGGGTGGATGGGAAGCTTGCTGGCTATGTGCAGAGATGGAAGAGCCTTACCCATGCTGTGGTGATGAATGCTGGACATCTTGTGCCTACTGATCAGCCTATTAATTCTCAAGTTATGATAGAAGATTGGGTTTTGGAGAAGGGGCTGTTTGCTGCTCAAGAAAGTGTGCCACAAGACAAATAA
- the LOC131021025 gene encoding probable bifunctional TENA-E protein: MERSAITETWLRKHRQIYQRATRHPFILSIRDGSLHLSSFKRWLGQDYVFVRAFVPFIASILLKAWKESDDNTDVDIILSGIATLNDEVSWFKREASKWGVALDTIVPQHANLAYCSFLESLMSAGVDYTQAVTAFWAIEAVYQESFAHCLEDGCNTPDELKETCQRWGNDGFGQYCRALQSIANRQLEKASDEVVAKAEALFIRVLELEDEFWNMSTCTM, encoded by the exons ATGGAGAGATCGGCGATAACGGAGACGTGGCTGAGGAAGCACCGTCAGATCTACCAGCGAGCAACTCGGCACCCTTTCATCCTCTCAATCCGCGACGGCTCCCTTCATCTCTCCTCCTTCAAGCGCTGGCTG GGTCAGGATTATGTGTTTGTGAGAGCATTTGTGCCTTTTATTGCTAGCATATTGCTGAAAGCTTGGAAGGAAAGTGATGATAACACAGATGTAGACATAATCTTGAGTGGCATAGCTACTTTGAATGATGAGGTTTCATGGTTCAAAAGGGAAGCTTCGAAGTGGGGCGTTGCCCTCGACACCATCGTGCCTCAACACGCTAACCTCGCCTACTGCAG TTTCctggagagcttgatgagcgcAGGCGTGGATTACACGCAGGCCGTGACAGCATTCTGGGCGATTGAGGCTGTTTATCAAGAGAGCTTTGCACACTGCTTGGAAGATGGCTGCAACACTCCAGATGAGCTCAAAGAGACCTGCCAGAGATGGGGCAACGACGGCTTTGGCCAGTACTGTCGCGCCCTCCAAAGCATAGCCAATCGCCAGTTGGAGAAGGCGTCTGACGAAGTGGTAGCCAAAGCCGAGGCTCTCTTCATAAGGGTGCTTGAGCTTGAAGATGAATTTTGGAACATGAGCACTTGCACTATGTGA
- the LOC131021027 gene encoding DELLA protein RGL1-like produces MAAKCGGENEKTPCNCCEAKQETSSPFTILHKYQSQVKRFKRGNTITPAPVATPHAQHQHLPSAEAIVRLAKLRLLHKTPQDSENLRDVELVLEAGEKLSQHKFECAEMLLDKCILISDKNAAGGRAVKFFAEALRERLDSETGKIDLERKAFDLEECLLTYQSVILACEDKLPSSQIAQFTAIQAILDSIGSAKTIHLIDFGIKSGLHWSVMIQGLASRGHGRLKITALGSSGDRLEETGRRLSSFAHSMKLPFVFKSVVAELDKDGVEQQLVEGGGPDEAVMVYSGLHLWSKLATPSKLTTFLKFVKKLNPCVMVVNEIEADTNSSSLVERLCGALPFTIATFDCLDTCLRGEARCRNVVEEVFFRSMIQSIITAEEEEEGTSHRHAKIGFWREMFAEFDIVETELSSLCLDQARFMINRNADWSNCTLQMDGKCMIVGWRGTPLQSISAWKIHH; encoded by the coding sequence ATGGCAGCCAAATGTGGAGGAGAAAATGAGAAAACTCCATGCAATTGTTGTGAAGCAAAGCAAGAAACCTCATCTCCATTCACAATCCTGCATAAGTACCAAAGTCAAGTGAAGCGTTTCAAGCGCGGCAACACCATCACACCGGCCCCCGTGGCCACGCCCCATGCCCAACACCAACACCTGCCATCTGCTGAAGCCATTGTTAGGCTAGCCAAGCTGAGGCTCCTCCACAAAACCCCTCAAGATTCCGAGAATCTAAGAGACGTGGAGCTCGTTCTTGAGGCCGGGGAGAAGCTCTCCCAACACAAATTTGAATGTGCAGAGATGTTGTTGGACAAGTGCATTCTCATCTCTGATAAGAATGCTGCTGGTGGGAGGGCTGTGAAGTTCTTTGCTGAGGCGCTGCGTGAGAGGCTCGACAGCGAGACAGGCAAGATTGATCTTGAGAGGAAGGCATTTGATCTTGAGGAGTGTCTCCTCACCTACCAATCTGTGATCCTAGCTTGTGAGGATAAACTCCCATCATCTCAAATAGCTCAATTCACAGCAATTCAAGCCATCTTAGACAGCATTGGCTCTGCTAAAACCATTCATTTGATTGATTTTGGCATCAAGAGTGGCTTGCACTGGTCTGTCATGATCCAAGGCCTTGCCAGTCGAGGTCACGGGCGCCTCAAGATAACGGCCCTAGGGTCATCCGGGGACAGGCTTGAGGAGACAGGCAGGAGGCTGTCATCTTTTGCTCACTCCATGAAACTGCCCTTTGTGTTCAAATCAGTTGTGGCAGAGCTTGATAAGGATGGTGTTGAGCAGCAGCTGGTCGAGGGGGGTGGGCCCGACGAGGCCGTGATGGTCTACTCGGGGCTGCACCTCTGGTCTAAGCTAGCAACTCCAAGCAAGCTGACAACATTCTTGAAATTTGTCAAGAAGCTCAATCCGTGTGTGATGGTGGTGAATGAGATTGAAGCGGATACTAATAGCTCGAGCCTTGTGGAGCGCTTGTGCGGGGCCCTCCCCTTCACTATCGCGACATTCGACTGCCTCGACACTTGCCTGAGAGGCGAGGCGCGCTGCAGGAACGTGGTGGAGGAGGTGTTCTTCAGGAGCATGATCCAAAGCATCATCACAGcagaagaggaggaagaaggGACTAGTCATAGGCATGCAAAGATTGGATTTTGGAGGGAGATGTTTGCAGAATTCGACATAGTTGAGACAGAGCTGAGCAGCTTGTGCTTGGATCAAGCAAGATTTATGATCAACAGGAATGCTGATTGGAGCAATTGCACTCTGCAAATGGATGGAAAATGCATGATTGTGGGGTGGAGAGGGACTCCATTGCAGTCCATTTCAGCTTGGAAGATCCACCATTAG